A segment of the Acidimicrobiia bacterium genome:
CGAGCGGCGTCGTCGATCCCTTCGATCTGGGGAAGCTGGCGAGACTCGGATCGCTCTACGTCACGCGTCCCTCGCTATTCGCCTACATAGCGGAGCGATCGGATCTCGAACGCCGCGCCGCCGACGTCTTCGGCTGGATCGCCGCCGGGGAGCTGGACGTTCGCATCGGAGCTCGATTCCCCATGTCGCAGGCTGAATCCGCCCAACGCGCACTCGAAGGCCGGGAGACGACCGGCAAGGTGCTGCTGGAGCCGTAACCAACACCACACAGAGAGTGGGGCGGGTTTTCTCGGCAATACTGTGGCGCGCCACGCGCAACAGTATTGCTGAGAAACTGTCGGTTAGGCGGCGATTACCACTACGTGCAGGTGTTTGGGGCCGTGCACACCCAGGTTGAGGGTCTGTTCGATGTCGGCCGTCCGGCTCGGGCCGGTGATGATGAAGAGGTTGCTCGTGTCGACGGCCGCCCGTGGGTGGTCGGCGATCCAATAGGAGAGGCTTTGCGTGATGTCCCGTTCGCGCAGAAGGGCAATGTGCACGAGCGGAATGAGCGAGGCCATCCGGGGGCGGCCCGGGCCGGCCTCGAGAACGATGGATCCCGACTCGGCGAGTCCGGCGGAGGCCCCGGTGATCCCGACCACTAGATCCATGTATCCGGTTTGGTGCACGAGCCGCCCTTCCGCATCCCCGGGGACAACAGCGTCGAGCGGTGTTGTGGGGAGACCCTCAACCAGCCCGGCAATAGGTAGATGCTCGGGAGCCCAGGCCAAGCAGCCGGTCGCTTCGTACCGGCGGAGCAGAGCACCGATCAAGTCGACAGCCTCGTCGTCGCTTCCCACGAGATGAGCGTGGCCGTCGACTGCCTCGACTTGGTCCATGAATCGCTGGGTGACTCCGGCTCCCGGCAGATCCGGAACGAGGCCGCCCGGCGGCTCTTCGGGGATTGGCGGCAACTCGGAGACTTCTATCGCCGCGCGAACGCGCTCCAGGAAATCCTCACGCTTCACGCCGGCGCTCCTCCCAACGGGCGTGGAAGGGCTTGGCTGCCGGTGCCGGCAAGTCCCGGTGATCGGTCCAAGCCGA
Coding sequences within it:
- a CDS encoding LUD domain-containing protein, translated to MKREDFLERVRAAIEVSELPPIPEEPPGGLVPDLPGAGVTQRFMDQVEAVDGHAHLVGSDDEAVDLIGALLRRYEATGCLAWAPEHLPIAGLVEGLPTTPLDAVVPGDAEGRLVHQTGYMDLVVGITGASAGLAESGSIVLEAGPGRPRMASLIPLVHIALLRERDITQSLSYWIADHPRAAVDTSNLFIITGPSRTADIEQTLNLGVHGPKHLHVVVIAA